The sequence TGACGAGCGCAGCTCGCAGATGCTGCGTCTGCCATGCTGCAGTCTCAAGGAGCGAACTCGCGTGTGACAGGCCGGATGCCGGACCCCACGAACCGGCACCGGGCGCGTCGGACACCCCGCTCTGCACGATCCCGCGGCGGATCGCCGCGGCCCGCTCACGCCAGTCGCGACACGCACCCTCGAGCGCGCCGAGCGCGGCCGCCTCGGCGAACAGCTCGTCGAGCGCCACCCGGCTCCCACCGCCGACACTCACCGTGAGGTCATCGCCCATCAGCCCTCACCCACCATTCGCGACGGCCGGCATACCCGCCGGTCACCCCGCTCCCGGGGCATCGGCGATGACCTGGAGCCGCGTCGCCTGCCGGTGCTGCGACTCGCACGCGTCGGCGAGGACCGCCGCCGCCGCACCGAGCCGGGTGCGGAGGTCATGCAGTCGCGCCTCGTACGCCTCGGCCGCGGTTGAACGCCAGGCGAGACATCGTCCGGTAGGCAGCATGACCCGCAGGCCGCCCTCGACCTCGGCCAGGAATGCGTCGAGTTCGGCCCGGTGGCGTGCGGCCGCGGCCGCGAGGCGGGTGGCTTCCGGCCCGGGCAGGAGCCCGGCATGGAGGTTCGGCATCCCGACATCGTCGCGGCACGAGACGGCCCACCCCGAGGCATCCGCTCGATCTGTGAGGTCCGCGCGAGACATCCGTCCCTGTGGAGGGGCCGTCAACGATCCCTCATCTGGTGCCCGCGCTCCGATCTCGCCAGAATGGAGCAATGACGCGAGCGGAACCCGCGGGGGACGCCGCGCAGCCGTTCCGGGTGTCCTTCGTGTGCACGGGCAACATCTGCCGTTCGCCGATGGCCGCGGTCGTGCTGCGGTCCCTTGCCGAACGCGAAGGCCTCGACGGTGCCCTCGCGATCGAATCCGCCGCGACCGGTGACTGGCACGTCGGCGAGCGCGCCGACCATCGCACGCTCGACGCGCTCGGCCGCGCCGGGTACGACGGCTCGTCGCACCGCGCCAGGCAGTTCGATCCCGGCCGGTTCCCGATGCTCGACCTCGTCGTCGCGTTCGACCGCGGACAGGCGCGGATCCTGCGCAACTGGGCGCGCAGCCTCCTCGACCAGCAGAAGGTGCGGCTGCTGCTCGAGTTCGACGGCGACCTCGCCCCGCTGCAGGACGTACCCGACCCGTATTACTCCGACGCGGAAACCTTCGACCGAGTTCTTGGGATGATAGAGCGGTCGACGCAGTCGCTGTTCCGACAACTCGCACCAGCTCTCAGACAAGGAATCCGCTAGATGTCG is a genomic window of Agromyces protaetiae containing:
- a CDS encoding low molecular weight protein-tyrosine-phosphatase — protein: MTRAEPAGDAAQPFRVSFVCTGNICRSPMAAVVLRSLAEREGLDGALAIESAATGDWHVGERADHRTLDALGRAGYDGSSHRARQFDPGRFPMLDLVVAFDRGQARILRNWARSLLDQQKVRLLLEFDGDLAPLQDVPDPYYSDAETFDRVLGMIERSTQSLFRQLAPALRQGIR